The Thermococcus thermotolerans genome contains a region encoding:
- a CDS encoding adenosylcobinamide amidohydrolase yields MKFEHFIRHFNEPMLALSNAPHRGGLAKANGFFFMMVPKDYSGNYRRDCARFEEEHGIKNFVGFMTAADIKKVLAVSRRGSVTAYVTAGITNPAIAGEEPPPWKPGTINIALVIEEGLTVGAMANAIMTATEAKAYTLLSLGYNATGTTSDGIGVFAFDGETEWAGTATELGINIGKAVREALSESLRKWERTRSVK; encoded by the coding sequence ATGAAGTTTGAGCACTTTATACGACACTTCAACGAGCCGATGCTGGCCCTCAGCAACGCGCCCCACCGTGGGGGCCTGGCAAAGGCGAACGGCTTCTTCTTCATGATGGTCCCCAAGGACTACTCTGGAAACTACAGGCGGGACTGTGCGAGATTTGAGGAGGAGCATGGAATCAAAAACTTTGTCGGCTTCATGACCGCCGCTGACATCAAAAAGGTGCTCGCGGTTTCAAGGCGCGGAAGCGTTACTGCCTACGTCACCGCTGGAATCACGAATCCGGCAATAGCCGGTGAAGAGCCACCACCGTGGAAACCCGGAACCATAAACATCGCCCTTGTAATCGAGGAGGGCCTCACCGTCGGTGCGATGGCCAACGCGATAATGACGGCAACGGAGGCAAAGGCATACACTCTCCTCAGCCTCGGTTACAACGCGACGGGAACGACGAGCGACGGCATTGGAGTTTTCGCCTTTGATGGAGAAACGGAGTGGGCGGGAACGGCGACGGAGCTGGGAATAAACATCGGGAAAGCGGTAAGGGAAGCCCTCTCAGAAAGCCTGAGGAAGTGGGAGAGGACGAGAAGTGTTAAATAG
- a CDS encoding MogA/MoaB family molybdenum cofactor biosynthesis protein gives MGAEEHKKKAPRKFKFAVITVSDTASRGEKEDKSGKFLIEELKNAGHEKVYYAVVPDEKMAIVGAVVEAFERGAEVVVTSGGTGIASRDVTIESIRPLLDKELTGFGEIFRLLSYEEIGTAAVMTRATAGIIRSSGRAMAIFCLPGSLGAAKTGVRIILNEAGHVLKHGRE, from the coding sequence ATGGGAGCGGAAGAACACAAGAAGAAGGCCCCAAGGAAGTTCAAGTTCGCGGTCATAACGGTGAGTGACACGGCCAGCAGGGGGGAGAAGGAGGATAAGAGCGGAAAGTTTCTCATCGAGGAGCTAAAGAATGCCGGACATGAGAAGGTTTACTATGCCGTTGTCCCCGACGAGAAGATGGCGATAGTTGGCGCCGTTGTCGAGGCCTTTGAAAGGGGAGCTGAAGTTGTCGTTACCTCGGGTGGAACGGGAATAGCGAGCAGGGACGTTACGATAGAAAGCATCAGGCCGTTGCTCGATAAGGAGCTGACGGGCTTCGGAGAAATCTTCAGGCTTCTGAGCTACGAGGAGATAGGCACAGCCGCGGTCATGACGAGGGCAACCGCGGGAATAATCAGGAGCTCCGGAAGGGCGATGGCAATCTTTTGCCTGCCTGGAAGTTTGGGCGCGGCGAAAACTGGGGTCAGGATAATTCTGAACGAGGCTGGCCACGTCCTCAAGCACGGGAGGGAGTGA
- a CDS encoding phenylacetate--CoA ligase family protein: MTLIVGRTDKKGVEDFRYTLSKSLETTEFWQEKFSGIDPDGITLDDLAALTDKVTITPHDLYDIGRVWPDYIQRAQVFYTVMRTSGTTGKPKRIAYTRDDRFRTARQVEPWIREYMDKGDRIASFFPPLPSSSGMFAFGSFEALNAKSAYYQVPIQYLLDREMLLKELNYIKPTALFCLTATAYNLGLVLPESIKKDIQTIVVGGETLTPELARATLELFENAVIIDNFGSTEDAITGYRVITRKKATRFNFEESIVVLKDNGDGYDDYKRIYITKVMREGELTGLPLFNYDIGDLARIENGEVRNIIRIKDVVTLAGAKLHIDQVMEIVYDHPALLDFVIIYHPLSPENPRPKAILRVAYSGEKPAGIEDEVRELIYEANNPVRYEVEESKQAELIIEAVPLEKLRADLPKRLGKTKRIYIVGKDL, encoded by the coding sequence GTGACCTTGATTGTTGGAAGAACTGACAAAAAGGGGGTCGAGGATTTCAGGTACACCCTCAGCAAGAGCTTGGAAACGACCGAATTCTGGCAGGAGAAGTTCTCCGGAATCGATCCCGATGGGATAACCCTCGATGACCTTGCTGCCCTTACTGATAAGGTGACGATAACGCCCCATGATCTCTACGATATTGGCAGGGTGTGGCCCGATTACATCCAGAGGGCTCAGGTATTCTATACCGTGATGCGGACAAGCGGAACAACCGGGAAACCCAAGAGAATAGCCTACACCCGGGACGACCGCTTCCGAACAGCCCGGCAGGTAGAACCATGGATCAGGGAGTACATGGATAAAGGAGATAGAATCGCCTCGTTTTTCCCACCGCTACCATCTTCATCCGGAATGTTTGCATTCGGGAGCTTTGAAGCGCTCAACGCAAAGTCCGCATACTATCAGGTCCCCATCCAGTACCTGCTCGACAGGGAAATGCTCCTCAAAGAGCTCAACTACATCAAGCCCACAGCACTCTTCTGCCTGACGGCGACTGCCTACAACCTCGGTCTCGTTCTCCCGGAGTCCATAAAGAAGGACATCCAGACGATAGTGGTAGGCGGCGAGACGCTTACCCCCGAGCTCGCGAGGGCGACCCTTGAGCTGTTTGAGAACGCCGTGATAATAGACAACTTCGGCTCGACTGAGGACGCTATAACCGGCTACCGCGTTATCACGAGGAAGAAAGCTACAAGGTTCAACTTCGAGGAGTCTATAGTCGTCCTCAAGGACAACGGCGACGGCTACGACGACTACAAGCGCATCTACATAACCAAGGTCATGAGGGAAGGGGAGCTTACCGGTCTGCCCCTCTTCAACTACGACATAGGCGACCTCGCGAGGATCGAGAACGGCGAGGTCAGGAACATAATCCGCATCAAGGACGTTGTAACACTCGCGGGGGCCAAGCTCCACATCGACCAGGTGATGGAGATAGTCTACGACCATCCAGCCCTCCTCGACTTTGTGATAATCTACCACCCGCTCTCACCTGAGAACCCCAGGCCGAAGGCCATACTCCGCGTCGCCTACAGCGGTGAAAAGCCGGCCGGAATAGAGGACGAGGTCAGGGAGCTCATCTACGAGGCCAACAATCCGGTTCGCTACGAGGTGGAGGAGTCCAAGCAGGCCGAGCTGATTATCGAAGCGGTTCCCCTTGAGAAGCTCAGGGCAGACCTCCCGAAGAGGCTCGGAAAGACCAAGAGGATATACATCGTCGGCAAGGATCTCTGA
- a CDS encoding molybdopterin molybdotransferase MoeA — MREFKRLTPYRDAFRMMLDDLGEILDVEEVPLSEALGRVLAEDIVSPIDSPPFDRSAVDGYALRAEDTFPAREYSPVELRVIDEIVAGEESKAKVEPGTAVKLMTGSKMPEGANAVLMQEMAERDGDVLRVLRPVAPGQNVAFAGEDVRKGEIILRKGQVLRPQDLALLKSVGFKTVKVKRKPRVGIIVTGDELIEEFDEEALKAGKIMESNSIMLMGLGRQYFGQPVFYGVVPDKEEAIKSVIGKAKEECDLVLVTGGSAFGDRDFAHRFVKLLFHGTTIKPGRPVGYGERVFIMSGYPAAVFAQFHLYVKHALAKLVGARNYEVKVLARLTERVPSQLGRHEFVKVWYESGKARPIRKKGSGIISALVESNGYIVIPEDSEGHLEGETVEVVLY, encoded by the coding sequence GTGAGGGAGTTCAAGAGGCTGACACCGTACAGGGACGCCTTTCGCATGATGCTGGACGACCTCGGGGAGATCCTCGACGTGGAGGAGGTTCCCCTCTCCGAGGCCCTCGGCAGGGTTCTGGCCGAGGACATCGTTTCTCCCATAGACAGCCCTCCCTTCGACCGTTCCGCTGTGGACGGCTATGCCCTCCGCGCCGAGGACACATTCCCTGCGAGGGAATACAGTCCGGTCGAGCTTAGGGTTATAGACGAGATAGTAGCCGGCGAGGAGAGTAAAGCCAAGGTGGAACCCGGAACGGCGGTAAAGCTCATGACCGGCTCAAAGATGCCTGAGGGGGCAAACGCCGTCCTCATGCAGGAGATGGCGGAGCGAGATGGGGACGTCCTAAGGGTCCTTCGACCTGTTGCTCCCGGACAAAACGTGGCCTTCGCCGGTGAGGACGTAAGGAAGGGGGAGATAATCCTGCGGAAGGGACAGGTTCTAAGGCCGCAGGATCTGGCCCTACTGAAGAGCGTGGGCTTCAAAACCGTTAAGGTCAAGAGGAAACCCCGCGTCGGAATAATCGTCACGGGCGACGAGTTAATCGAGGAGTTCGATGAGGAGGCGCTGAAGGCAGGAAAGATTATGGAGAGCAACTCGATTATGCTCATGGGGCTGGGGCGGCAGTACTTTGGGCAACCGGTTTTTTACGGGGTCGTCCCCGATAAGGAAGAGGCTATCAAATCGGTGATAGGGAAGGCAAAGGAAGAATGCGACCTCGTTCTCGTCACCGGCGGTTCGGCCTTCGGCGACCGGGATTTTGCCCACCGCTTTGTCAAGCTCCTCTTCCACGGAACGACGATAAAGCCCGGAAGGCCAGTTGGTTACGGCGAAAGGGTCTTCATAATGAGCGGCTACCCTGCGGCTGTCTTCGCCCAGTTCCACCTTTACGTCAAACACGCCCTGGCGAAGCTGGTGGGGGCTAGAAACTACGAGGTGAAGGTTTTGGCAAGGCTCACCGAGCGCGTTCCAAGCCAGCTCGGGAGACACGAGTTCGTGAAGGTCTGGTACGAGAGCGGTAAGGCGAGACCGATCAGAAAGAAGGGGAGCGGTATAATAAGCGCCCTCGTGGAGAGCAACGGCTATATAGTCATTCCGGAGGATAGTGAAGGACATCTGGAAGGAGAAACAGTGGAAGTCGTGCTCTACTGA
- a CDS encoding HD domain-containing protein encodes MDGKIIHDGVHGSMKLTGIILDLVKTPEFQRLRNIRQLGLAYLVYPGANHSRFEHSLGAWHLARRLSQEVGLEESESMLLQVGALLHDIGHGPFSHTFESIYKHYVKERDHMRLGQDIILGRINITESENGGMIPEIIESYEYDFTPRDVADLILGKHEKRYLGQMLHGDVDVDQLDYLVRDAHYTGVAHGIIDLERLMKVLRIHDGELVVDEKGVEAVEGMMVARSLMYSRVYFHHTVKIAEGMLTRALEFALEEGHLWDFWRMIDCRVLVELEDLEGLPAEMVRRVKYRELYKAAVLAGADELSAEEKRELLTAYRNVKRRQEIERTLAEMVGAREGEVILEFSIADLMLSEPRLKATEINVLLGNGELQPLTKVTPLANALKRRQTPRWAVLIAAPKEYVPKVREVWRRVIFS; translated from the coding sequence ATGGATGGAAAGATCATTCACGACGGCGTTCATGGCAGCATGAAGCTCACCGGTATCATCCTCGACCTCGTCAAGACCCCCGAGTTTCAGAGGCTCAGGAACATAAGACAGCTCGGTTTGGCGTACCTCGTCTATCCCGGTGCTAACCACTCTCGCTTTGAGCACTCCCTCGGAGCGTGGCATCTCGCCAGGAGGCTCTCGCAGGAGGTTGGCCTGGAGGAGAGCGAAAGCATGCTCCTTCAGGTGGGGGCTTTACTCCACGACATTGGCCACGGGCCCTTCAGTCATACCTTCGAGAGCATCTACAAGCACTACGTGAAGGAGCGCGACCACATGCGCCTCGGCCAGGATATAATCCTCGGGCGGATAAACATAACCGAGAGCGAGAACGGGGGAATGATCCCGGAGATAATAGAGAGCTACGAGTACGACTTCACCCCCAGAGACGTCGCAGACCTGATCCTCGGAAAGCACGAGAAGCGCTACCTCGGCCAGATGCTCCACGGCGACGTCGACGTCGACCAGCTCGACTACCTCGTGAGGGACGCCCACTACACGGGGGTCGCCCACGGGATAATAGATCTCGAAAGGCTCATGAAGGTTCTGAGGATCCACGACGGTGAGCTCGTGGTCGATGAGAAAGGTGTTGAGGCGGTCGAGGGCATGATGGTGGCGAGGTCGCTCATGTACTCCCGCGTCTACTTCCACCATACGGTCAAGATAGCCGAGGGGATGCTGACCAGAGCCCTGGAGTTCGCCCTGGAGGAGGGCCACCTCTGGGACTTCTGGAGGATGATAGACTGCCGTGTCCTTGTCGAGCTTGAAGACCTGGAGGGCCTTCCCGCGGAGATGGTGAGGAGGGTAAAGTACCGGGAGCTTTACAAGGCCGCCGTTCTGGCGGGTGCCGACGAACTAAGCGCCGAGGAGAAGAGGGAGCTCCTGACGGCCTACAGAAACGTTAAGCGCAGACAGGAGATAGAGAGAACCCTCGCGGAGATGGTCGGTGCGAGGGAGGGAGAGGTCATCCTTGAGTTCAGTATAGCCGACCTCATGCTCAGCGAGCCGAGGCTCAAGGCGACTGAAATAAACGTCCTTCTGGGCAACGGGGAGCTTCAGCCGCTTACCAAGGTCACCCCACTTGCCAACGCCCTCAAAAGGAGACAGACGCCACGCTGGGCAGTCCTTATAGCCGCGCCGAAGGAATACGTTCCAAAGGTAAGGGAAGTCTGGAGAAGAGTCATCTTTAGCTGA
- a CDS encoding DUF835 domain-containing protein translates to MLDGIQAIVFAEALMVLIADLVAAGWIFRIYLHNRRRSALAFSLAWVFDFLAILSTVLTNPTFQMVGMLLLPTFSALIFYGAVKFLEEESITVRYRTLSMLAVMPVAFMIYMIGVYIYTGDAVWSVTSAATLGITGVFVIAGGLLLRETVEIYKSAIRYLYISIILFGVHLIPAALFGNTDWYKAIGFTLSTALIIFMVVAMVKLTSSEFFMPKESRAAQPIDLKPGVMVVNGREYLKLKEKLKDRPVLAFVRDVTQVPEGWQYYFVTTIPFQGRFKNTINPTNLARMTELSYKYLEESARMGEQGVIIIDCLEYLTVYNSWESLMKFLSKLRDFVIVNKGTLILVIEKESLENRLYAQLRKLME, encoded by the coding sequence GTGTTGGACGGTATTCAGGCAATCGTGTTTGCTGAGGCGTTGATGGTTCTGATAGCTGACTTGGTGGCGGCAGGCTGGATATTCCGTATATATCTCCATAACAGACGGAGATCTGCCCTGGCCTTTTCTCTTGCATGGGTGTTTGACTTTCTAGCGATCCTCTCGACGGTTCTCACGAACCCGACGTTTCAGATGGTGGGCATGCTCCTTCTTCCGACGTTCTCTGCTCTCATCTTTTATGGAGCGGTGAAGTTCCTTGAAGAAGAGTCGATAACCGTCAGGTACAGAACTCTCTCAATGCTTGCGGTGATGCCGGTTGCCTTTATGATATATATGATTGGAGTATACATTTACACCGGGGATGCAGTCTGGTCAGTAACCAGCGCCGCTACCCTTGGCATAACAGGGGTATTCGTAATCGCCGGGGGGCTTTTACTCAGGGAAACCGTGGAAATTTACAAAAGTGCCATCAGATACCTCTATATCAGCATCATACTGTTTGGAGTTCACCTAATCCCGGCGGCACTTTTCGGCAACACCGATTGGTACAAAGCTATAGGATTCACGCTGTCCACGGCCCTCATAATATTCATGGTAGTGGCGATGGTGAAACTAACCTCCTCGGAGTTCTTTATGCCAAAAGAGAGCAGGGCCGCACAGCCTATTGACCTCAAGCCGGGCGTCATGGTAGTTAACGGGAGGGAGTACCTGAAACTCAAGGAGAAACTTAAAGACAGGCCAGTTCTGGCCTTCGTCAGGGACGTCACACAGGTTCCTGAGGGGTGGCAGTACTACTTCGTAACAACCATACCGTTCCAGGGAAGGTTCAAGAACACCATAAATCCGACAAACCTTGCAAGGATGACCGAACTCTCGTACAAGTATCTGGAAGAGTCCGCCCGGATGGGGGAGCAGGGGGTCATTATAATCGACTGCCTCGAGTACTTGACAGTCTACAACTCCTGGGAGAGCCTCATGAAGTTCCTTTCAAAGCTCAGGGACTTTGTTATAGTCAACAAGGGCACCCTGATACTCGTTATTGAGAAGGAAAGCCTTGAAAACAGGCTGTATGCCCAGCTCAGGAAGCTCATGGAGTGA
- a CDS encoding GNAT family N-acetyltransferase: MRPIILKGNLVSLGVLLREDLKHVWVWYNDREVRRYLSYPEEVFFYEDELEWYEALRREKKHEKVFAIIENSSRSPVGLIGLHKIDHHNGRAELGYFLAREYWGHGYASEAVKLALEYAFEWLNLRKVYAHVFETNVPSIRVLEKNGFRLAGRWRKHQYVPGEGFVDVLCYERFRE; this comes from the coding sequence ATGAGGCCGATAATCCTCAAGGGCAACCTCGTTTCCCTCGGCGTGCTTCTCAGGGAGGATTTGAAGCACGTCTGGGTCTGGTACAACGACAGGGAAGTTAGAAGGTATCTGTCGTATCCAGAGGAAGTGTTCTTCTACGAGGACGAGCTTGAATGGTACGAGGCTCTGAGACGGGAGAAGAAGCACGAAAAGGTCTTTGCAATTATAGAAAACTCCTCGCGTTCCCCCGTTGGACTTATCGGGCTTCACAAGATAGACCACCACAACGGCAGGGCAGAGCTCGGCTACTTCTTAGCCCGGGAGTACTGGGGCCACGGCTACGCCAGCGAGGCGGTAAAGCTCGCCCTTGAATACGCCTTCGAATGGCTAAACCTCCGGAAGGTTTACGCACACGTCTTCGAAACCAACGTGCCCTCCATACGGGTCCTGGAGAAGAACGGTTTCAGATTGGCAGGCCGCTGGAGGAAGCACCAGTACGTCCCGGGGGAGGGCTTCGTTGACGTGCTCTGCTATGAGAGGTTCAGGGAATAG
- the tiaS gene encoding tRNA(Ile2) 2-agmatinylcytidine synthetase TiaS encodes MRLHIGIDDTDSPNGMCTTYLGALLYRELSRIAEPIDLPRLIRLNPNIPYKTRGNGAVAMIFKVEEEFILEIKNTVLFYVNQLADFTHENTNPGVVFLEGDIPEELREFSLRALREHVTIEEAERVAREVGAEVFKFKLGRGIIGALASIGYPLESFTYELLAYREPKNWGTLRRVNSESVFLADRWSYPFTYDNVDPYKRSVLITPHGKDPVLVGIRGIDRGRVIQTFERVEFGEPVAFYQLYKTNQNTDDHLTYKKIGELRLYDSAVVRGRVAGPYWERGRHVFFELEDETGKIRVAAFEPTKKFRNWVRKLLPGDEIIAAGGVKEHDGVLTLNLEKFYPVKLVPKIEYQKPKCPRCGGTMKSKGDYLKCKRCGHKMPKKLIPVEVPRELERKIYEVPPDARKHLSRPLVLPGGEEKILEPTNQKV; translated from the coding sequence ATGAGGCTTCACATCGGAATCGACGACACTGACTCACCCAACGGTATGTGCACGACCTACCTCGGCGCGCTCCTCTACCGCGAGCTGTCACGGATAGCGGAGCCCATCGACCTCCCCCGCTTGATTAGGCTCAACCCAAACATTCCCTACAAAACCCGCGGCAACGGAGCGGTCGCGATGATCTTCAAGGTCGAGGAGGAGTTTATTCTGGAAATCAAAAACACGGTTCTCTTTTACGTGAACCAGCTGGCAGATTTCACCCACGAAAATACTAATCCCGGCGTTGTCTTCCTCGAAGGTGATATTCCAGAAGAACTCCGTGAGTTCTCGTTGAGGGCTTTGAGGGAGCACGTTACGATCGAGGAGGCAGAAAGGGTCGCGAGGGAAGTTGGGGCAGAGGTCTTCAAGTTCAAGCTCGGCAGGGGAATAATCGGCGCGCTCGCTTCAATTGGCTACCCGCTCGAAAGCTTCACCTACGAGCTGTTGGCCTACCGGGAGCCCAAAAACTGGGGGACGCTGAGGAGGGTAAACTCCGAGAGCGTCTTTCTGGCCGATCGCTGGAGCTATCCCTTCACCTACGACAACGTTGACCCCTACAAGAGGAGTGTCCTCATAACACCCCACGGCAAGGACCCCGTTCTGGTTGGCATCAGGGGAATTGACAGGGGAAGGGTCATCCAGACCTTCGAGAGGGTCGAGTTCGGAGAGCCGGTGGCGTTTTACCAGCTCTACAAGACGAACCAGAACACGGACGACCACCTTACATACAAAAAAATCGGCGAGCTGAGGCTCTACGACAGCGCCGTTGTTAGGGGCAGAGTGGCTGGGCCTTACTGGGAGCGCGGAAGGCACGTCTTCTTCGAGCTGGAGGATGAGACCGGGAAAATTAGGGTGGCAGCCTTCGAGCCGACGAAGAAGTTCCGGAACTGGGTCAGGAAGCTCCTGCCAGGGGACGAGATTATCGCCGCTGGAGGCGTTAAGGAGCACGACGGCGTTCTGACGCTCAACCTTGAGAAGTTCTACCCGGTAAAGCTCGTCCCGAAAATCGAATACCAGAAGCCAAAGTGTCCCCGCTGTGGAGGGACGATGAAGAGCAAGGGGGATTATTTGAAGTGCAAGCGCTGTGGCCATAAGATGCCGAAGAAGCTCATTCCGGTTGAAGTCCCGCGCGAGCTGGAGAGGAAAATCTACGAGGTTCCGCCCGATGCGAGGAAGCACCTGTCGAGGCCCCTCGTCCTGCCGGGCGGGGAGGAAAAGATTCTTGAACCCACCAATCAAAAGGTTTAA
- a CDS encoding transcriptional regulator — MDRERLIRTVEAILRGTGYKTARMDFKGSCFDIVASRLLLLLFVKVATNIDTVTEEQAEDLKRLSKFFKASPLIVGLKTKNAELEEGVVYERFGVYALRPETLYDVLVENELPAIFAERGGFYVRINGALLRKLREKYGYSVNELAQLLGVSRKSLINYERGEQAVSLEVAIRLEELFDEPLAEPIDILHSTVEADLNVTPESPLEREIFERLKGLGLGVVKVKKAPFNAVSKEDEFNILTGIDERKTRSTVKRAEMVTEVSKIINSDGVFILEKARTEIIGDVPLIPKERLEEVRDADELIEMIEELKKEIKKQLFS, encoded by the coding sequence ATGGACAGGGAAAGGCTCATCAGAACGGTTGAGGCGATACTCAGGGGCACGGGATACAAAACGGCACGGATGGACTTCAAGGGCTCGTGCTTCGACATAGTTGCGAGCAGGTTACTTCTACTGCTCTTCGTCAAGGTGGCCACCAACATAGACACGGTTACAGAGGAGCAGGCTGAAGACCTGAAGCGCCTCTCCAAGTTCTTCAAGGCCTCGCCCCTGATAGTGGGGCTGAAGACGAAGAACGCCGAGCTGGAAGAGGGTGTCGTTTACGAGAGGTTCGGGGTATACGCGCTCAGACCCGAGACCCTCTACGATGTCCTCGTCGAGAACGAACTGCCGGCGATATTTGCCGAGCGCGGCGGCTTCTACGTAAGGATAAACGGTGCCCTACTGCGGAAGCTGAGGGAGAAGTACGGCTACTCCGTGAACGAGCTGGCCCAACTCCTGGGAGTTTCTCGCAAGAGCCTGATAAACTACGAGCGCGGCGAGCAGGCGGTCTCCCTTGAGGTCGCTATACGGCTTGAGGAACTGTTTGACGAGCCGCTTGCGGAGCCGATCGACATTCTCCACTCCACTGTGGAGGCGGACCTCAACGTTACCCCCGAAAGTCCGCTTGAGAGGGAGATATTTGAGCGCCTAAAGGGCCTCGGCCTCGGTGTTGTCAAGGTCAAGAAGGCACCGTTCAATGCAGTGTCAAAGGAGGATGAGTTTAACATCCTCACTGGCATAGACGAGAGAAAGACCCGCTCGACTGTGAAGAGGGCCGAGATGGTCACCGAGGTGAGCAAGATAATCAACAGCGACGGGGTTTTCATACTGGAGAAAGCGAGAACCGAGATTATTGGCGACGTCCCCCTAATCCCCAAGGAGCGACTTGAAGAGGTCAGGGACGCTGATGAACTCATAGAGATGATAGAGGAGCTCAAGAAGGAAATAAAGAAGCAGCTCTTCAGCTAA